The following proteins come from a genomic window of Elusimicrobiota bacterium:
- a CDS encoding class I fructose-bisphosphate aldolase, whose product MSSVVEAPKKSSIAELLGKDAENLLTYKAKVPASRLHLPGADYVDRVWTASDRSPAVLRHLQNLLNTGRLGGTGYVSILPVDQGIEHSGGASFAPNPDYFDPENIVKLAIEGGCNAVASTFGVLGAVARKYAHKIPFMLKINHNELMSLPQVPDQTLFTKRVKQAYDMGCTSLGATIYWGSPESRRQLQEISEMFSEAHALGMFTVLWCYVRNNAFKTADKDYHVSADLTGQGNHLGVTIEADIIKQKLAENNGGYNAVKFGKTSPKVYSDLTTDHPIDLCRYQVLNCYAGRAGMINSGGESKGSSDLADAVRTAVINKRAGGMGLISGRKAFQRPLKEGAALLQAIQDVYLDKSVTIA is encoded by the coding sequence ATGAGCAGTGTCGTCGAAGCGCCCAAGAAAAGTTCCATCGCCGAGTTGCTCGGCAAAGACGCCGAAAATCTTTTGACCTACAAGGCCAAGGTGCCGGCGTCCCGCCTGCACCTGCCCGGAGCCGACTACGTCGACCGCGTGTGGACCGCCTCCGACCGCTCGCCGGCCGTGCTCCGCCACCTTCAGAACTTATTGAACACCGGCCGCCTGGGCGGCACGGGGTACGTGTCGATCCTGCCCGTGGATCAGGGCATCGAACACTCCGGCGGCGCCTCCTTCGCGCCCAACCCGGATTACTTCGACCCCGAAAACATCGTCAAGCTTGCCATCGAGGGCGGTTGCAACGCCGTCGCCTCGACCTTCGGCGTGCTGGGCGCCGTGGCGCGCAAATACGCCCACAAGATTCCCTTCATGCTCAAGATCAACCACAACGAGCTCATGTCCTTGCCGCAGGTCCCCGACCAGACGCTCTTCACCAAGCGCGTCAAGCAGGCCTACGACATGGGGTGCACCTCCCTGGGCGCCACCATTTACTGGGGCTCCCCGGAGAGCCGCCGCCAACTGCAGGAGATTTCGGAAATGTTCTCCGAGGCCCACGCGTTGGGCATGTTCACCGTGCTCTGGTGCTACGTCCGCAACAACGCCTTCAAAACCGCCGACAAGGACTACCACGTCTCCGCCGACCTCACGGGCCAGGGCAACCACCTGGGCGTGACCATCGAAGCCGACATCATCAAGCAAAAATTGGCCGAAAACAACGGCGGCTACAACGCCGTCAAGTTCGGCAAGACGAGCCCCAAGGTCTACTCGGACCTGACGACGGACCACCCCATCGACCTCTGCCGCTACCAGGTGTTGAACTGCTACGCCGGGCGCGCCGGCATGATCAACTCCGGCGGCGAATCGAAAGGCTCCTCCGACTTGGCCGACGCCGTGCGCACGGCCGTCATCAACAAGCGCGCCGGCGGCATGGGCTTGATCTCCGGCCGCAAGGCCTTCCAGCGCCCCTTGAAAGAGGGCGCCGCCCTGTTGCAGGCCATCCAGGACGTCTACCTGGACAAGTCCGTCACCATCGCTTAA
- a CDS encoding diphosphate--fructose-6-phosphate 1-phosphotransferase, with amino-acid sequence MSPISPLQKERLKFKPTLPAVFKAGPGTVRPQGGKVPRSVTDGEALRAVFPKTFGLPVVSFGKGKNPGATKKAVRVGVVLSGGQAPGGHNVLAGLLDGLKKANAKNKLFGFLGGPSGILDNKVLELTPAVLAAYRNTGGFDLIQSGRTKIETPEQFAAAKKNIAANKLDALVVVGGDDSNTNAALLAEYFKTEGLPASVVGVPKTIDGDLKNERIETSFGFDTATKIYSELVGNIARDILSARKYWHFVRLMGRSASHITLEVALQTHPNIALIGEEVLARKQTLGEVVDGIAGVIMARAAEKKNYGLVLIPEGLIEFIPEMRRLISELNDALPQAENAASFAEKREIVRKMLSGETAALLTSLPEALQIQLMLDRDPHGNVTVSQIETEKLLVEMVKTRLSEMKKTGGDGGKFSAITHFFGYEGRCGAPSNFDATYCYALGFNAAVLALNGLTGYLSSIQNLTKPAGQWKAGGVPLTMMMNMERRKGKDKPVIQKALVVLNGRPFGALAAARAAWAKNDDYVFPGPIQYFGPAAVTDVPTQTLLLESR; translated from the coding sequence ATGAGCCCCATCTCTCCGCTTCAAAAAGAGCGCCTCAAATTCAAACCGACTCTGCCCGCCGTGTTTAAGGCCGGACCGGGGACGGTGCGGCCCCAGGGGGGGAAGGTCCCCCGGAGCGTCACCGACGGGGAGGCCCTGCGCGCGGTGTTCCCGAAAACCTTCGGTCTTCCGGTGGTCTCCTTCGGCAAGGGGAAAAACCCGGGCGCGACCAAAAAAGCGGTGCGGGTGGGCGTGGTCTTGTCCGGTGGACAGGCGCCCGGCGGGCACAACGTGCTGGCGGGTTTGTTGGACGGCCTGAAGAAAGCCAACGCCAAAAACAAACTGTTCGGTTTCCTGGGCGGCCCCTCGGGCATTTTGGACAACAAAGTCCTGGAACTGACCCCGGCCGTCCTGGCCGCCTACCGCAACACCGGCGGATTTGATTTGATCCAATCCGGCCGGACCAAGATCGAGACGCCCGAGCAGTTCGCCGCCGCCAAGAAAAACATCGCGGCCAACAAACTCGACGCCCTGGTGGTGGTCGGGGGCGACGACTCCAACACCAACGCCGCCCTTTTGGCGGAATATTTCAAAACCGAGGGGCTCCCGGCGAGCGTCGTGGGCGTGCCCAAAACCATCGACGGCGATTTGAAGAACGAGCGGATCGAGACCTCCTTCGGTTTCGACACCGCCACCAAGATCTATTCCGAACTGGTGGGCAACATCGCGCGCGACATCCTGTCGGCCCGCAAGTACTGGCATTTCGTCCGTCTGATGGGCCGGAGCGCCTCCCACATCACGCTGGAGGTGGCGCTCCAGACGCACCCCAACATCGCCTTGATCGGCGAAGAGGTGTTGGCCCGGAAACAAACCCTGGGCGAGGTGGTTGACGGCATCGCCGGCGTGATCATGGCGCGGGCCGCCGAAAAGAAGAATTACGGCCTGGTCTTGATCCCCGAAGGTCTCATTGAATTCATTCCCGAAATGCGGCGCCTGATCTCCGAGCTGAACGACGCCCTTCCCCAGGCGGAAAACGCGGCGTCCTTCGCGGAAAAGCGCGAGATCGTCCGCAAAATGTTGTCGGGGGAAACGGCCGCGCTGTTGACCTCCTTGCCCGAGGCCCTCCAAATCCAGCTGATGCTGGACCGCGACCCCCACGGGAACGTGACGGTGTCCCAGATCGAGACCGAAAAACTTTTGGTGGAGATGGTCAAAACCCGACTGTCGGAAATGAAAAAGACCGGCGGCGACGGGGGTAAGTTCTCCGCCATCACCCACTTCTTCGGCTACGAGGGCCGCTGCGGGGCCCCGTCGAATTTCGACGCGACCTATTGCTACGCCCTGGGATTCAACGCCGCCGTTTTGGCCCTGAACGGGCTGACCGGTTACCTGTCGTCGATTCAAAATCTGACGAAGCCGGCCGGCCAATGGAAGGCCGGGGGCGTTCCTTTAACAATGATGATGAACATGGAACGCCGAAAAGGCAAAGACAAGCCCGTGATTCAAAAGGCGCTGGTGGTGTTGAACGGTCGCCCCTTCGGCGCCCTGGCCGCCGCCCGGGCGGCTTGGGCCAAGAACGACGATTACGTGTTCCCCGGGCCGATCCAGTATTTCGGTCCGGCGGCGGTGACCGACGTCCCCACCCAAACGCTTCTTTTGGAATCCCGATAG
- a CDS encoding acyl-CoA thioesterase, which produces MGVVYYANYLILFERGRTELMREAKVRYRDLEEEGLFLPAMEANLRYLSPAHYDDLLKIKTRICDLGRASMTFAYEVVNADTGKTLVRGTTKHPFVNKSWKPVAVPPRLRELLVPLVRPSV; this is translated from the coding sequence ATGGGCGTGGTCTATTACGCCAACTATCTGATCCTGTTTGAGCGGGGGCGCACGGAGTTGATGCGCGAAGCCAAGGTGCGTTACCGCGATCTGGAGGAGGAGGGCCTTTTTCTTCCCGCCATGGAGGCGAACCTCCGTTACCTGTCCCCGGCCCATTACGACGACCTGCTCAAAATCAAAACACGTATTTGTGATTTGGGCCGCGCTTCCATGACCTTCGCCTACGAGGTCGTCAACGCCGACACGGGAAAAACCTTGGTGCGCGGGACCACCAAACACCCCTTCGTCAATAAGTCCTGGAAGCCCGTGGCCGTGCCCCCGCGCCTGCGGGAACTGTTGGTCCCGCTCGTCCGCCCCTCCGTCTAA
- a CDS encoding ThiF family adenylyltransferase — MHRKDTAMPKDLPADPGPYRDFTLRNRGYIDPGGQEKIRATRVLVAGCGLGSTIAESLLRSGFVHLTLVDHDTVAAHNMNRQAYGRGDVGRRKVDALRDRLLAIFPEAEIAAVARRVSAENAATLVGNADLVMDTIDFLSLPDLIALHDAARKAQTPLLSCLSAGWGAVGFYFPPDGPCTARSLFGLPSTGSVDGASYTERFAGLMRALAGQLNPAIVGVMAEALRVMEDGTPCPASQVAAGGAAVAALAATLAVRVVSGRPVAAAPRLHLVDLDRLVETGTFTLGDATA, encoded by the coding sequence ATGCATCGAAAGGACACCGCCATGCCCAAGGACCTTCCCGCCGACCCGGGACCCTACCGCGATTTCACCCTGCGCAACCGCGGGTACATCGATCCGGGGGGTCAAGAAAAGATCCGTGCGACCCGCGTTTTGGTGGCCGGCTGTGGTTTGGGCAGCACGATCGCCGAGTCGTTGTTGCGGTCGGGGTTCGTCCATTTGACGCTGGTGGACCATGACACCGTCGCCGCCCACAACATGAACCGTCAAGCCTACGGCCGAGGGGATGTGGGCCGGCGGAAGGTCGATGCCCTGCGGGACCGACTTTTGGCGATTTTCCCCGAAGCGGAGATCGCCGCGGTGGCCCGCCGTGTGAGCGCGGAAAACGCGGCGACGCTTGTGGGGAACGCCGACCTGGTTATGGACACCATCGATTTTCTCAGTTTGCCGGACCTGATCGCCCTGCACGACGCCGCCCGGAAGGCCCAAACGCCTCTTTTATCCTGCCTCTCCGCGGGGTGGGGGGCGGTGGGGTTCTATTTCCCTCCCGATGGACCATGCACCGCCCGGTCGCTCTTCGGCCTCCCTTCCACCGGATCTGTGGACGGGGCGTCCTACACGGAGCGGTTCGCCGGGTTGATGCGCGCCCTGGCCGGCCAACTGAATCCCGCGATTGTCGGGGTCATGGCCGAGGCGTTGAGAGTGATGGAAGACGGCACCCCGTGCCCGGCTTCCCAGGTGGCCGCCGGCGGCGCCGCCGTGGCCGCCCTGGCGGCCACGTTGGCGGTGCGCGTTGTTTCCGGGCGTCCGGTGGCGGCCGCCCCGCGTCTCCACCTCGTGGATCTCGACCGGCTGGTCGAGACCGGCACATTCACTTTGGGAGACGCGACCGCGTGA
- a CDS encoding MMPL family transporter has translation MTKAPERDWRGRAAAFIARRSMILPGLVGGLAFFLMAQIPRLTTASSVDVFLDWTNPAARYFREFKKEFPKEEYFLIAFEDEAFFSAGSLGRLRALTQDLSGLEEVLDVTSLANVTDTVGDGDAFVAEKFLKTLPASPAQSAELSRRAVAHPLYRRQLVSEDGRVGAIVVYAHHRPEDPTYHERLLGKTREILARHPLPQGEYRLAGYLVTNVALDEFMNRDLVRFLPLVLILVGGTVLWVFRSGRLFALAMLNIGVTLGSTMGFAALCGFALNTVTTIVVPLCVSLALADTVHVFGRLKADTLRAHPDPRDALAAALRGVIFSCLLTSVNTALGFASFANNRIQAIAEFGIVAAAAMVLEFVFTFGLLAPLLLRFRAAALYRERDLGNPHLLQKALAACQRAVRARPGTILAVGAVVLSVAAAGVGRVRVDTDFLKFFWPHERIRQDVEFIENRLCGTQDLSLSVRGPTAGAFKDPAALAVLEDLQTFAAGLPRVDVTTSLVDYLKDMNMSFYDEDPRRSVLPATRRLVEQFLLLYNADDLEDFVTPDFRHARIMIHLSEHSLGRLGEIARRIEAHTAALDTPFEIKITGYMAQEINTARVIVEDQAKNLFQSVASIGLVMWLVLRSFRLALLFLMPNLFPIVLNFGLMGYTGVALDTGTALIAAAAFGIVVDDTVHFMMDYRERRRGGDGVEPAVLSVMREKGEAVLTSFLVLTLGFGVLLLSRFVPIFHFGLLNVFVLVTGVLADVFLLPAWLLFWSRTPARRFFNRP, from the coding sequence GTGACCAAGGCGCCCGAGCGGGATTGGCGCGGCCGCGCCGCCGCGTTCATCGCGCGCCGGTCGATGATTCTCCCCGGACTGGTCGGGGGTTTGGCCTTTTTCCTGATGGCCCAGATTCCCCGGCTCACCACGGCCAGCTCCGTGGACGTCTTCCTGGATTGGACCAACCCCGCGGCCCGCTATTTTCGCGAGTTTAAAAAGGAATTTCCCAAAGAGGAGTATTTCCTCATCGCGTTCGAAGACGAGGCGTTTTTTTCAGCGGGGTCCCTGGGCCGTCTGCGGGCGTTGACCCAGGACCTGTCCGGCCTGGAGGAGGTGTTGGACGTCACCAGCCTGGCCAACGTCACCGACACGGTGGGGGACGGCGACGCCTTTGTCGCTGAAAAGTTCCTCAAAACCCTGCCGGCGTCGCCGGCCCAGTCGGCGGAATTGAGCCGCCGCGCGGTCGCCCACCCCCTCTACCGCCGCCAATTGGTGTCCGAAGACGGGCGCGTGGGGGCGATTGTGGTTTACGCGCACCACCGACCCGAAGACCCCACCTACCACGAACGGCTTCTGGGCAAAACCCGGGAGATTTTGGCGCGTCACCCTTTGCCGCAGGGGGAATACCGTTTGGCGGGGTATTTGGTCACCAACGTGGCCCTGGACGAGTTCATGAACCGCGATCTGGTGCGTTTTTTGCCGCTGGTCTTGATCCTGGTTGGGGGGACGGTGCTTTGGGTGTTTCGCAGCGGACGTTTGTTCGCGTTGGCGATGCTCAACATCGGCGTCACCCTTGGGTCGACGATGGGGTTCGCCGCGTTGTGCGGCTTCGCGTTGAACACGGTGACGACCATTGTGGTCCCCCTGTGTGTTTCCCTGGCGCTGGCCGACACGGTGCACGTGTTCGGTCGTCTGAAGGCGGACACCCTGCGGGCTCACCCGGACCCGCGGGACGCCCTCGCCGCGGCCCTGCGGGGGGTGATCTTTTCGTGCCTTCTCACGAGCGTCAACACGGCCCTGGGTTTCGCCTCCTTCGCCAACAACCGCATTCAAGCCATCGCCGAATTCGGCATCGTGGCGGCGGCCGCGATGGTTTTGGAATTCGTTTTCACCTTCGGGCTGTTGGCGCCTCTGCTGTTGCGATTCCGCGCGGCGGCCCTCTACCGGGAGCGGGACCTGGGAAATCCGCACCTCCTGCAAAAAGCCTTGGCCGCCTGCCAACGGGCCGTGCGGGCCCGCCCGGGGACGATTCTCGCGGTGGGGGCGGTGGTGTTGTCCGTGGCCGCGGCGGGGGTCGGCCGCGTGCGGGTGGACACGGATTTTTTAAAGTTTTTCTGGCCGCACGAGCGCATTCGACAGGACGTCGAGTTCATTGAAAACCGCCTGTGCGGCACGCAGGACCTGAGTTTGTCCGTTCGGGGGCCGACGGCCGGGGCCTTTAAAGACCCCGCCGCCCTGGCCGTTTTGGAGGATCTCCAAACTTTCGCGGCCGGGTTGCCCCGGGTGGACGTGACCACATCGCTCGTGGATTACTTGAAAGACATGAACATGTCCTTTTACGATGAAGACCCCCGCCGTTCGGTCCTCCCCGCGACGCGGCGCCTGGTGGAGCAATTCCTCCTCTTGTACAACGCCGACGATCTGGAGGATTTCGTCACCCCCGATTTCCGGCACGCGCGGATCATGATTCATTTGTCGGAACACAGCCTGGGGCGCCTGGGGGAGATCGCCCGGCGAATCGAAGCCCACACCGCCGCCCTCGACACGCCTTTCGAGATTAAAATCACGGGTTACATGGCCCAGGAAATCAACACCGCGCGGGTCATCGTGGAGGACCAGGCCAAGAACTTGTTCCAATCGGTGGCGTCCATCGGGCTGGTGATGTGGTTGGTGTTGCGGTCGTTCCGTTTGGCCCTGCTCTTTCTAATGCCGAACCTGTTCCCCATCGTTTTGAATTTCGGGCTGATGGGTTACACCGGGGTGGCGCTCGACACGGGCACGGCGTTGATCGCCGCGGCGGCCTTTGGCATTGTGGTGGACGACACGGTGCATTTCATGATGGACTACCGGGAGCGCCGGCGGGGGGGGGACGGGGTCGAGCCCGCGGTCCTGTCGGTGATGCGTGAAAAAGGGGAGGCCGTCCTGACTTCCTTTTTGGTGCTGACGTTGGGGTTTGGCGTGCTCCTGCTCAGCCGGTTCGTGCCTATTTTCCATTTTGGATTGCTCAATGTGTTCGTCCTTGTGACGGGCGTACTGGCCGACGTGTTTCTTTTGCCCGCGTGGTTGTTGTTCTGGAGCCGAACCCCCGCGCGGCGTTTCTTCAATCGGCCTTAA
- a CDS encoding MMPL family transporter, which yields MNQPDLPLRQRLVMGAARLITGRPRIVASAVLLLLGVLWAHLPRLAFRTDVDDFVVEKDPVRLLGLAAESVFTRNEHVVVAFETADLFTPDSLRRLREATDALLAVEGVADAISLARVEDMKGTEDAFVVEPLFDEIPPAGAAMEALRRRTLGNPLYRNALVSGDGRVAAIIVHLSAESPPGGRAGVVAAIEKTLAPLEKGGPRFRLAGWPITNVKMARFTNADVMRFVPLTLLLTLGTLWWVFRNRRLLLMAGGGIVFTLSATMGLAGLCGIPVSMTVVAVVPLVITLALSDLVHLFTHLNEEAARGGSSRREALARALEPILFPCFLTSVNTAIGFASLMLTPLPAVRWFGFLAAAGMFFEFLITFGVVAPGLLLFPVEKIYRSVEARRRRAIPRLVSFVHEAVRARPRTALALCLAVVIASLFQARRVRVETSPMEFFPPRNAYRQDIEFVRDRLAGVTVIDLSFRAADPNAFRDPLFLNRLRAAQEKIEAIPGVDKAISLTDFFMEMNEAFHADDPAQRRLPGTRRMVDQYLLLYGGEDMREYVNEAFNWTRVRIRLHADGSAAVLAILGKIRSILGETPWPGVEWEFIGKMADLVRSQVVMVNGQVQNILSAVFGIGLVMAVVLRSLPLTLLFLVPNLFPVLVNFGLMGARGITLNTGTALIAASAFGIIVDDTVHFFVRYRERRWAGVPVAEALHEVTEEKGEASLSSAFVLSMGFAVLMLSEFEPIFFYGLLNVAIMAVGMAGDMVFLKSLFYIGLASRFRREPAPAP from the coding sequence GTGAATCAACCCGACCTCCCGCTCCGCCAAAGGCTCGTGATGGGCGCGGCGCGGCTCATCACGGGGCGCCCCCGGATTGTCGCCTCCGCCGTGCTCCTGTTGCTGGGGGTGCTGTGGGCCCACCTGCCGCGCCTCGCCTTTCGAACCGACGTGGATGACTTCGTCGTGGAAAAGGATCCCGTCCGCCTGTTGGGGCTGGCCGCCGAGTCGGTCTTCACCCGCAACGAACACGTGGTCGTCGCTTTTGAAACGGCGGACCTCTTCACGCCGGACAGCCTGCGCCGATTGCGCGAAGCGACGGACGCCCTCCTGGCGGTCGAGGGCGTGGCGGACGCCATCAGCCTGGCCCGCGTGGAGGACATGAAGGGGACCGAAGACGCCTTCGTCGTCGAGCCCCTGTTTGACGAAATCCCGCCCGCGGGGGCGGCGATGGAGGCCCTCCGCCGACGGACGCTGGGCAACCCCCTGTACCGCAACGCGCTTGTGTCGGGAGACGGCCGGGTGGCGGCGATCATCGTCCATTTGTCGGCCGAGTCCCCGCCGGGCGGCCGGGCCGGCGTCGTCGCGGCGATCGAAAAAACGCTCGCGCCCCTGGAAAAAGGCGGTCCCCGTTTCCGTCTGGCGGGGTGGCCCATCACCAACGTCAAAATGGCCCGTTTCACCAACGCCGACGTGATGCGCTTTGTGCCTTTGACCTTGTTGTTGACCCTGGGCACTTTGTGGTGGGTGTTCCGAAATCGGCGCCTTTTGCTGATGGCGGGGGGGGGGATCGTGTTCACCTTGAGCGCCACCATGGGTTTGGCCGGTTTGTGCGGCATTCCCGTGAGCATGACGGTGGTCGCGGTGGTCCCGCTCGTCATCACCTTGGCGCTGTCGGACTTGGTTCATTTGTTCACGCACTTGAACGAGGAGGCCGCGCGGGGCGGCTCCTCGCGCCGCGAGGCCCTGGCCCGGGCCCTCGAACCCATTTTGTTCCCGTGTTTTCTCACCAGCGTGAACACCGCCATCGGGTTCGCGTCCTTGATGCTCACGCCGTTGCCCGCCGTTCGCTGGTTCGGCTTCCTGGCCGCGGCGGGGATGTTCTTTGAATTTTTAATCACTTTCGGGGTCGTGGCGCCCGGGCTTCTCCTGTTCCCGGTGGAGAAGATTTACCGGTCGGTGGAGGCGCGCCGCCGTCGCGCCATACCCCGACTGGTGTCTTTTGTGCACGAAGCGGTGCGGGCCCGACCGCGGACGGCGTTGGCTCTTTGCTTGGCGGTCGTGATCGCGTCCCTGTTCCAGGCCCGGCGGGTGCGCGTGGAAACAAGCCCGATGGAGTTTTTTCCACCCCGCAACGCCTACCGTCAGGACATCGAGTTCGTGCGCGACCGTCTGGCCGGCGTGACGGTCATCGACCTTTCCTTCCGCGCCGCGGACCCCAACGCGTTTCGCGACCCGTTGTTTTTGAACCGCCTGCGCGCGGCGCAAGAAAAAATAGAAGCCATTCCGGGTGTCGACAAGGCGATCTCCCTCACCGACTTCTTTATGGAAATGAACGAAGCCTTTCACGCCGACGACCCCGCCCAGCGACGCCTTCCGGGCACCCGCCGGATGGTCGATCAGTACCTCCTGTTGTACGGCGGGGAGGATATGCGGGAATACGTCAACGAAGCCTTTAACTGGACCCGCGTGCGCATCCGCCTCCACGCGGACGGGTCGGCGGCGGTGTTGGCGATTCTGGGGAAAATACGTTCGATCCTGGGGGAAACCCCGTGGCCGGGGGTGGAATGGGAATTCATCGGGAAAATGGCGGATCTGGTGCGATCGCAGGTGGTGATGGTCAACGGGCAAGTGCAAAACATTCTTTCGGCGGTGTTCGGCATCGGGTTGGTGATGGCGGTGGTCCTGCGTTCCCTGCCGCTCACGCTCCTCTTTTTGGTCCCGAACCTTTTCCCCGTCCTTGTTAATTTCGGCCTCATGGGCGCGCGGGGCATCACGTTGAACACGGGCACCGCGCTCATCGCGGCTTCGGCCTTCGGCATCATCGTGGACGACACGGTGCACTTTTTCGTTCGTTACCGCGAGCGGCGATGGGCGGGCGTGCCCGTGGCGGAGGCCCTGCACGAGGTCACCGAGGAAAAAGGCGAGGCGTCCCTCTCTTCGGCTTTCGTCCTTTCGATGGGTTTCGCCGTCCTCATGCTCAGCGAATTCGAGCCGATCTTTTTCTACGGTCTTTTGAACGTCGCGATCATGGCGGTGGGCATGGCCGGCGATATGGTTTTTTTGAAATCCCTCTTTTACATCGGCTTGGCTTCCCGTTTTCGGCGGGAGCCCGCCCCCGCGCCTTGA
- a CDS encoding type IV pilus twitching motility protein PilT: MQELLTQLSRAEASDLHLCAGSPPCFRVNGRIEPVEPGAKPLEYRDLEQMLYRVLTNDQQARLQNDRELDFSIGFTDVGRFRGNIHRQRGSWAAVFRKIPLEIPSLLELGLPEIVRTLALKESGLVLITGPTGSGKSMTLAAMIEIINTERACHVITLEDPIEFLFKNRRALIKQREIGQDTDSYGVALRRSFRQDPDVLMIGEMRDRETIGMAITAASTGRLVLGTLHTMDAASTIDRVIESFPSDQQALVRNQISGSLEGVLSQQLVRRSVGSGRALALEVLVSTPSVRNLIRTGKTFQVVSDIETGKRFGMQSLNQSLQDLVASQTIKLEEAVRHTRFPEQLMQKLGVPQ, from the coding sequence ATCCAAGAACTGCTGACCCAGCTTTCAAGAGCCGAAGCGTCGGATTTGCATTTGTGCGCGGGGTCGCCGCCCTGCTTCCGCGTGAACGGGCGCATCGAACCCGTGGAGCCGGGGGCCAAGCCGCTGGAATATCGGGACCTCGAGCAAATGCTTTACCGCGTGCTCACGAACGACCAACAGGCGCGGCTCCAGAACGATCGCGAATTGGATTTCTCCATCGGGTTCACCGACGTGGGACGCTTCCGGGGCAACATCCACCGACAGCGCGGGAGTTGGGCGGCGGTGTTCCGTAAAATCCCCCTGGAAATACCGTCTTTGTTGGAGTTGGGTTTGCCCGAGATCGTCCGGACCCTGGCGCTCAAAGAATCGGGGCTCGTGCTCATCACCGGGCCCACGGGCAGCGGCAAATCCATGACTTTGGCGGCCATGATCGAGATCATCAACACCGAACGGGCGTGCCACGTTATCACGCTCGAGGATCCCATCGAATTTCTCTTTAAAAACCGCCGGGCCCTCATCAAGCAACGGGAAATCGGCCAGGACACGGACAGTTACGGCGTGGCGTTGCGGCGGTCCTTTCGCCAGGACCCGGACGTCCTTATGATCGGGGAAATGCGCGACCGCGAAACCATCGGCATGGCCATCACCGCGGCCAGCACGGGGCGCCTGGTGCTCGGCACCCTGCACACCATGGACGCGGCGTCCACCATCGACCGCGTCATCGAGAGTTTTCCTTCGGACCAACAGGCGCTGGTGCGCAACCAAATTTCCGGAAGTCTGGAGGGGGTCCTCTCCCAGCAATTGGTGCGGCGTTCGGTGGGCAGCGGACGGGCGTTGGCCTTGGAAGTTCTGGTGTCCACTCCGTCGGTGCGGAACCTGATCCGCACGGGAAAAACTTTTCAGGTGGTCAGCGACATCGAAACGGGAAAACGTTTCGGCATGCAATCCCTCAATCAGTCCTTGCAGGACCTCGTGGCGAGCCAAACCATTAAATTGGAAGAAGCCGTCCGCCACACCCGGTTTCCCGAGCAGCTCATGCAAAAGCTCGGCGTCCCCCAGTAG
- the rlmD gene encoding 23S rRNA (uracil(1939)-C(5))-methyltransferase RlmD, translated as MSTADPRPAMSLCPHFGTGDRPPGIPASACGGCASQDRPYDHQLAHKESLVRRLTDPFLTGEFRPIVPSPDVFHYRNKMEFAFGGLKDEPPLLGLRQKGRFDRVVDLTECRLLSPEAGPLLAAVRGWALAEKWPTYHLKSHRGLLRYLVVREGKNTGERMVALVTAEGEIPKDGFLAALDASGARVDTVVWMVNAGLSDVAHGEERAVWRGRGTIDDRLGKKVFRVSPRSFFQSNTRGAEKLYGIVGDFLGEGADTLFDVYCGGGAIGLCLADRVKQVVGIESNPAAVADALQNARVQEAPNTEFHALDAATFAKTPAWVEHWRAPRAVAVMDPPRPGLQPDVRRLLLEQPVSRWVYVSCNPEALARDLAYLAPVYDVKTVQPVDLFPHTPHVETVVRLDLK; from the coding sequence ATGAGTACCGCGGACCCCCGGCCGGCGATGTCCCTCTGTCCCCATTTTGGAACGGGCGACCGTCCTCCCGGTATTCCGGCCAGCGCGTGCGGCGGTTGCGCTTCCCAGGACCGCCCCTACGACCACCAATTGGCCCATAAGGAAAGCCTGGTCCGCCGGTTGACCGACCCTTTCTTGACCGGGGAATTCCGGCCGATCGTTCCGTCTCCGGACGTCTTCCACTACCGCAACAAAATGGAATTCGCCTTCGGCGGGTTGAAGGACGAACCGCCGCTTCTGGGCCTGCGCCAAAAGGGGCGCTTTGACCGCGTTGTGGATTTGACCGAGTGCCGCCTGCTGTCGCCGGAGGCCGGGCCCCTGTTGGCGGCGGTGCGCGGCTGGGCCTTGGCGGAGAAATGGCCCACTTACCACCTGAAATCCCATAGGGGATTGTTGCGTTATCTGGTCGTGCGGGAGGGGAAAAACACCGGCGAGCGCATGGTCGCCCTGGTGACGGCCGAGGGCGAGATTCCCAAAGACGGTTTTTTGGCGGCCTTGGACGCTTCGGGGGCGCGCGTCGACACCGTGGTTTGGATGGTGAACGCCGGGTTGTCGGACGTGGCCCATGGCGAGGAGCGGGCGGTGTGGCGGGGGCGGGGGACCATTGACGACCGGTTGGGAAAAAAAGTGTTCCGTGTTTCGCCCCGGTCCTTCTTTCAAAGCAACACCCGGGGGGCGGAAAAGCTTTACGGGATCGTGGGGGATTTCCTGGGCGAGGGCGCGGACACCTTGTTCGACGTCTATTGCGGCGGGGGGGCCATCGGCCTGTGTTTGGCGGACCGGGTGAAACAGGTGGTCGGCATCGAATCGAACCCCGCGGCGGTGGCGGACGCCCTGCAAAACGCGCGGGTCCAGGAAGCGCCCAACACGGAGTTCCACGCGCTCGACGCCGCGACCTTCGCCAAAACCCCCGCCTGGGTGGAACACTGGAGGGCTCCCCGAGCCGTGGCGGTCATGGACCCGCCCCGCCCCGGCCTGCAACCCGATGTGCGGCGCCTGCTTTTGGAACAACCTGTTTCGCGCTGGGTTTACGTGTCGTGCAACCCGGAGGCGCTGGCGCGGGACTTGGCTTATCTCGCGCCGGTCTACGATGTCAAAACCGTCCAGCCGGTGGATCTTTTTCCCCACACGCCCCACGTGGAGACGGTGGTTCGGCTGGATCTCAAGTAG